GCTCGGCCACATACGCTTCTGTAAACCCTATTGTTCGTTTAAGTTTGATTGATTTTAGAATAAGCTCCAGCTGGGCCACATTAAAATCGACAAGATAGTCATATTTACCTTCGTAAAACCGTATAAAATCATCTTCATAATACTCAAAATATGCAGAACTCCGGTAAGCGGTCTGTATACTTAACCAGTGTAAACGTTGCCAGTTAAATTCATAACTTATCCGAATATCTTTCATGGGAACTCGTTCTTTATTGCCATGTTGAATGGGCACGATCAAATCCTGCACACCATTTGCTGAAGCAATGCGTGCTCGCGTACGATAGCTCTGCTTTTGAAAATGCTCGTATTTCTCGATGAACAAAGGAAGATTATGCTCTTGTATTGTATGAAAATAAGATATTGGTGGAAGATAACATGCCGGAAGTAATAACTGCGATTCCATAAAAACTGATGATTTTTGTTATAAGTGACGCAAAAATAACTTAAATTAAGGATATTTGTAAAGAACACTGGGAATTTTAGCTATAGCATGAAACAAAAAGCGTTAAACGCATTAATCTATATCATCTCTCTTCTCCCCTATTGGTTTCTATATTTGATCTCCGATGGGCTTTATTACATACTCTACTATATGATTGGATATAGGAAGAATATTGTATTTCAAAACTTAAAGAATGCTTTTCCAGAAAAAACGGATAAAGAACGCCTGGTTATTGCCAAAAAGTTTTACCGTTTTTTCCCGGATCTCCTTGTCGAATCGATCAAATTGAAAACGATTACGGCTGAGGAAGTCAAGAAAAAGATGACTTTGGAAGATGTAGAAGAATTGACGAGACACCTCGAGGCAGGCAAAAACGTAATCGGGGTGACTTCACATTATGCCAATTGGGAGCTTGGTATTCACCGTT
The Sphingobacterium multivorum genome window above contains:
- a CDS encoding WbqC family protein produces the protein MESQLLLPACYLPPISYFHTIQEHNLPLFIEKYEHFQKQSYRTRARIASANGVQDLIVPIQHGNKERVPMKDIRISYEFNWQRLHWLSIQTAYRSSAYFEYYEDDFIRFYEGKYDYLVDFNVAQLELILKSIKLKRTIGFTEAYVAEPLEAIDFRNLIHPKKESIWPDPKEYYQVFSDKNGFYPDLSIIDLLFNQGPQSKSYL